TCGCTTCGATGATGTCGACTCGACTTGCCTCTCGTCCCTTCCGTCCCGTTCAGAGTCCGTTTCGTCCGGCTAACCCCGACCTACCGCCGGCTAACAGCCGAGTAACTATGGCCCGACGGGGCGTTGTCTCGATCGCTCCTCGGAATCCAGTCCCGTTCTCGGTCTGCCAGGAGCGAACATGGGTTGGTGGACGGCGGTTTCCACCCCGCCGGGCCACTTTACTGTCTCTCCGACCGCTGCCTTCCGAGCGACCGCTCTCGGTCCATCGGCCCACCGCGTTCGTCGCCGTCGGTCTGAATCTCGAAACGCGCGCCGCCGCTCTCGCTCTCCCCGACGGTCACGTTCCACCCGTGCGCGTGAGCGATAGTGCGGACGATGCCGAGACCGAGCCCCGTCCCGTCGGGATTCGTCGAGACTCCGGGGTCGAACACGTCTTCTCTGTCCGCCTCGGGGATGCCGTCGCCGTCGTCTTCGACGAAGAACCCGCCGTCGGTCAGGCGGCCGACGCGGACCGTGACGGCGTCACCGGACCCGTTCCGGCTGCTCGTGGCGCCGTGCTCGACCGAGTTCCGAAACAGGTTCTCGAATAGCTGTCTCACGCGCCCTTCGTGCGCCTCGATGGTCCCGAGTCCGTCGGGCGTCTCCAGCGTCGCGTCGTTCCCGGCCGTCGCCGTCTCCCAGGCGGCCCGCACGACGCTCCCGAGGAGGACCGTCTCGAGTTCCTCGACCGGTTGGCCGTTCCGCGCGAGGTCGAGCATGTCCTCGATGATGCGGCGCATCCGCCGGTGGGCCTCCCCGATTCGCGTCAGTCGCTCCGCCACCGCGTCGTCGCCGCCGGCGGCGTGATTCGCCCGTAACAGCTCCACCTGCCCCGACGCGAGATTCAGGGGGTTCCGCAGGTCGTGGCTCACGACGCTCGCGACCTGTTCGAGCTGCTCGTTCTGGTACTCCAACTCGCGCTCTCGGCGTCGGAGCAGTTGTTCGCGCTGGACGCGTTCGAGCGCGGCGTCCGCGTTCGACGCGAGCAAACGGGTGAGCGAGACGCGCGAATCGTCCAGGTCGTCGGGTTCCCACGACCCGGCCATCAGGACACCCTCCTCGCCGATGGGGAAGATGACCTCGCTCCGCACCTGCGTCTCGGCGTTCAGCGCGTCGGGGTCCGCGCTCACGTCGTCGAACACCTCCGCCTCGCCGCTCTCGAACACCCGCCAGGCGATGCCCTCGCCGCGCGGCACCTCCCGTTTCTCGATCGTCTCCGCGGCCGCGTCCGACAGCGCTCGGGTGACGAGAGCGTCGCGGTCCTCGTCGTAGAACGCGGCGCCGGCCAGCGGGTAGCCGAGGATGTTCTCCGCGGCGTCGCTCACCACCCGCGCCACGTCGTCGTACGTCCTCGCCGCCGTCAGCTCCCGGCTCGCGCTGTGGAGGGCGCTCAGCCGTTCTTGATACCGCGCCTGCGCCGTCACATCCGTCACGACTACGACGACGCCCCGAATCGACTCCGTCTCCGCCGCCGTTCCCGCTCCCTCGAAATCGTCCGACAGTCGTTCGTGAAGCGGCGAGAGGTCGACTTCGATGTGCTCGACGTCGGAGGGGAGGTTCGCCGGGAGGCGGTGTCGTTCGTGCTCTCGCTCTCCACCGAGGATTCGGTCGATGCTCGCCGAGACTCGCCTGAACCCCTCGTCGTCGAGAACGTCGGCGTCGCGGAGGGCGGAGGCGGGACGGCCGACGAACTCCTCGGCGGGCATGTCCGTCCACGACTCGATGACGCGGTTGACGAACGAGAAGCGGCGGTCCGTTCCGACGATGCACGCCCCCTGTCTGACGCTCTCCACGAGGCTCTCGTACCGGCGGAGTCGCTGTTCGTACTCCAGACGCTCGGTCACGTCGCGCGAGTTGACGACGACGCCGTCGATACTCTCGACGGGGTCCGCGCGCGCGACCGACTCCAGCCACACCCACGACCCGTCCGCGTGCCGGGCGCGAAAGCGCATCGTCTCGACGGTCGACCCCGTCGACTCGTGGAGTCGCTCGAACGTCGCTCGCACCCGCGTCTCGTCTGCGGGGTGGACGAACGAGCGAACGTTTTTCCCGACGACGTCCTCCGGTTCGATCCCCAGAATCCGTTCGCTCGACGGGCTCTGATAGCGAACGATTCCCTCCCGGTCGACGGTCGTCACGAGGTCCGTCGAGCGTTCGATGAGCGCCTGAAACCGCTCTTCGGCGCGCTCTTCGTCGCTCATCTCGCGGACGGTGCCGAGCGTCGCCGGTTCGCCCTCGTATCGGATCCGCTGTACGTCGAACGTGCACCGCACCGTCTCTCCGTTCTTTCGGACGACCCGCGCCGTGTAGCGCGAGGGCGCCTCCCCGTCGTCGCTCGTCCGTCGCTCGGCGATGCGGCGGACCCGCGCCTCGTCGTCCGGATGGAGGAGGTCCCAGACCGCTCTTTCGCGCAGTTCGGACTCCTCGTAGCCGGTCAGTTCTCGGACCCGGCGGTTGACGAACCGGAATCGGTCTCCCTGATAAATGTAGATGGCGTCGTGCGTCCGTTCGACGACGGTGCGGTACAGCGCCTCGCTCTCGCGGAGTCGCCGCTCGGTCCGGTAGTGCTCGACGGCGTTGCGGATGCGGTTCGCGAGAAGTTCGTACTGCTCTCCGCGCGTCCGCTTTTGGATGTAGTCGGTGACGCCCGCCGAGATGGCCTCGCTGGCCACCTCCTCGCTCCCTCGACTGGTCAGGAGGACGAACGGCAGTTCCTCGTAGTGCTCCCGGACGCGTCTGAGAAGGTCGATTCCCGTCGTCTCTCCCATCTCGTAGTCGCTGACGACGCAGTCGACGGCCGCCGCGCGGCCCCCCGGTTCGGTTCTCACTTCGTTCTTCCCTGCATTTGCGTCCGCCAGACGGTCGAGCACCGCGGACGGATCCGTCTCGGTGACGACCTCGAATCCGCCGCGTCGCTCCAGGTGCGTCGCCGTCAGGTCGACGAACGCGGGGTCGTCGTCGACGTGCAACACGCGAACCGTCTCGGTCATTGAAACTAATTGACCAGTGAAGTATTTATGAGTTGTCACCATATCGCAAGGTTCGCCGACGAGCGGGTTCGTCGCAGTCTCCCGGATACGTCCGTTCAGGCCGTCTCGCGTGGATGGTTTCGACCGGGACACCACCGTGTCCGCTGTTATTCCCCGCCGCGCGTCACCGAGGATTCAGTCCACGTGTCCGCCTCCGTCGACCCACACGGTTTCGCCGGTGACGTAGGAGGCGTTCTCGCTTGCGAGATAGAGGTACGCGCTCGCCAACTCTTCGGGGTCGGCCGCGCGGTGCGGCAGACCGGGCGTCTCGCCCTCCGGTTCCATCTCTTCGGCCTCCTCGGCCCACCCCTCGCGTATCTCGGTGGCGACGGGGCCGGGCGCGACGGCGTTCACCCGAACGTTCTCGGGAGCGAGTTCGAGGGCGGCGCTCCGCGTCACCATCCGAATCGCACCCTTCGACGCTCCGTAGTGGGCGTGGTCCCACTCCGCGCGCCCCTGCGTGCTTGACGAGGTGTTGATGACGACGCCCTCGACCCCGCGGTCGATCATGTCGTTCGCGGCGTACTGCGTGCCGAAGAACGCCCCGCGTGCGTTGACGCCGTACACGTCGTCGAACTCCTCGGGCGTCACGTCCCTGAACCGGGTCTTGGTGTAGAGGCCCGCGTTGTTGACCATCACGTCCACGCCGCCGTACTCGCGAGCGTGGTCGACGAGGGCCTCCAGTTCGGCCGGGTCCGACACGTCGCACTCGACGTAGTCGGCCTCGCCGCCCCGTTCTCGAATCTCTTCGTGGGTCGGCAACTCGGCGTCGGGGTCCTTGGGTTCGCTCTGCAAGTCCGCGTTCACGACCAGTGCGCCCGCCTCGCCGAACGCGAGAGCGACCGCTCGACCGATACCCGAACTGCCGCCGGTGACGACGACCGTCTCCTCGGAGAAGTCCGCCTCGATTCGTCCCATACCCACCGTACGGGCGGGACGTTCAAGATACGTGTGGCAGTGGCAGTTCGGGGCGACTCCGGCGCCGGCTACGAGGGTTTCTCGAACGGCGACCGGGCGCCGTCGGGTTCGTTACCGGGGAGGGTGATGAGGTTCCGGCGGCCGAGCGATATCTTCGTGATTCGTCCCTCGTCGGCCATCGACGAGAGAACGCGGCTGACCGTCGCCTTCGACCACCCGGTCTCGGAGACGATGGCGCTCTGCTCCAGTCGACCGCCCGCCTCTTCGAGGATGACGATCACCTCGTCCTCGCGGGTGAGCGGTTCGTCGTACTGCTCCGACTCTTCGCGTTCGGTGGCGGAGTCTGCGGATTCCGCGGCGTTCGCTCCCTCCGCTCCCGCCGGTTCGGCCGTCGACTCGGCGGTCGTCCCCGGCGCCTCGGACCGGTCCGCCAACTGCGACGGGACGATGGCGGC
This genomic stretch from Halogeometricum sp. S1BR25-6 harbors:
- a CDS encoding PAS domain S-box protein; this translates as MTETVRVLHVDDDPAFVDLTATHLERRGGFEVVTETDPSAVLDRLADANAGKNEVRTEPGGRAAAVDCVVSDYEMGETTGIDLLRRVREHYEELPFVLLTSRGSEEVASEAISAGVTDYIQKRTRGEQYELLANRIRNAVEHYRTERRLRESEALYRTVVERTHDAIYIYQGDRFRFVNRRVRELTGYEESELRERAVWDLLHPDDEARVRRIAERRTSDDGEAPSRYTARVVRKNGETVRCTFDVQRIRYEGEPATLGTVREMSDEERAEERFQALIERSTDLVTTVDREGIVRYQSPSSERILGIEPEDVVGKNVRSFVHPADETRVRATFERLHESTGSTVETMRFRARHADGSWVWLESVARADPVESIDGVVVNSRDVTERLEYEQRLRRYESLVESVRQGACIVGTDRRFSFVNRVIESWTDMPAEEFVGRPASALRDADVLDDEGFRRVSASIDRILGGEREHERHRLPANLPSDVEHIEVDLSPLHERLSDDFEGAGTAAETESIRGVVVVVTDVTAQARYQERLSALHSASRELTAARTYDDVARVVSDAAENILGYPLAGAAFYDEDRDALVTRALSDAAAETIEKREVPRGEGIAWRVFESGEAEVFDDVSADPDALNAETQVRSEVIFPIGEEGVLMAGSWEPDDLDDSRVSLTRLLASNADAALERVQREQLLRRRERELEYQNEQLEQVASVVSHDLRNPLNLASGQVELLRANHAAGGDDAVAERLTRIGEAHRRMRRIIEDMLDLARNGQPVEELETVLLGSVVRAAWETATAGNDATLETPDGLGTIEAHEGRVRQLFENLFRNSVEHGATSSRNGSGDAVTVRVGRLTDGGFFVEDDGDGIPEADREDVFDPGVSTNPDGTGLGLGIVRTIAHAHGWNVTVGESESGGARFEIQTDGDERGGPMDRERSLGRQRSERQ
- a CDS encoding SDR family NAD(P)-dependent oxidoreductase, producing MGRIEADFSEETVVVTGGSSGIGRAVALAFGEAGALVVNADLQSEPKDPDAELPTHEEIRERGGEADYVECDVSDPAELEALVDHAREYGGVDVMVNNAGLYTKTRFRDVTPEEFDDVYGVNARGAFFGTQYAANDMIDRGVEGVVINTSSSTQGRAEWDHAHYGASKGAIRMVTRSAALELAPENVRVNAVAPGPVATEIREGWAEEAEEMEPEGETPGLPHRAADPEELASAYLYLASENASYVTGETVWVDGGGHVD